A portion of the Streptomyces sp. NBC_00376 genome contains these proteins:
- a CDS encoding DUF6344 domain-containing protein encodes MSTVKPKNIWTAFVTALFALLAALGFMSTPAAATEQSAPEPTTTNQEHTGATAATATTPSVRWTLPRDRALPPTMKQRIRAEAHGSSPAARHMSVDATGATETRNVARTAHGAPAGDTSLLPP; translated from the coding sequence ATGAGCACCGTCAAGCCCAAGAACATCTGGACCGCCTTCGTCACCGCCCTCTTCGCACTGCTCGCCGCACTGGGATTCATGAGCACCCCGGCGGCGGCCACGGAGCAGAGCGCCCCGGAGCCGACCACCACGAACCAGGAGCACACGGGTGCGACCGCGGCAACCGCGACCACCCCGTCGGTGCGATGGACCCTTCCGCGTGACAGGGCGCTGCCACCCACGATGAAGCAGCGCATCCGCGCCGAGGCACACGGCTCCTCGCCCGCCGCCCGACATATGTCCGTCGACGCCACGGGCGCCACGGAGACCAGGAACGTCGCCCGCACCGCCCACGGCGCCCCGGCGGGGGACACGTCCCTGCTGCCGCCCTGA
- a CDS encoding DUF3566 domain-containing protein: MTDTRGPQPQYEGYATGPLPGEREPAPGQASGPYHPPQAYPSPAGGTQGGRPHGTQGGAQAAAQAARRPRTGARTTPRTRKARLRVAKADPWSVMKVSFLLSIALGICTVVASAVLWMVMDAMGVFSTVGGTISEASGSNEGNGFDLQSFLSLPRVLIFTSVIAVIDVVLATALATLGSFIYNLSAGFVGGIELTLAEDE; the protein is encoded by the coding sequence GTGACGGATACCCGGGGGCCTCAGCCCCAGTACGAGGGCTATGCGACCGGGCCGTTGCCGGGTGAGCGCGAGCCCGCGCCGGGGCAGGCGAGTGGGCCGTACCACCCGCCGCAGGCGTACCCCTCGCCCGCGGGCGGGACCCAGGGCGGCCGGCCGCACGGCACGCAGGGCGGTGCGCAGGCCGCCGCTCAGGCGGCCCGGCGGCCGCGGACGGGGGCGCGGACGACTCCGCGTACCCGCAAGGCGCGGCTGCGGGTGGCCAAGGCCGATCCGTGGTCGGTGATGAAGGTCAGCTTCCTGCTCTCCATCGCGCTCGGCATCTGCACGGTGGTGGCGTCCGCGGTGCTGTGGATGGTGATGGACGCGATGGGCGTCTTCTCCACCGTGGGCGGCACGATCAGCGAGGCCAGCGGTTCGAACGAGGGCAACGGTTTCGATCTCCAGTCGTTCCTGTCGCTGCCGAGGGTCCTCATCTTCACCTCGGTCATCGCGGTGATCGACGTCGTCCTGGCGACCGCCCTGGCGACGCTGGGCTCCTTCATCTACAACTTGTCGGCGGGATTCGTGGGCGGTATCGAGCTCACGCTGGCCGAGGACGAGTAG
- the gyrA gene encoding DNA gyrase subunit A, translated as MADENTPVTPEEESAAAVGMRVEPVGLETEMQRSYLDYAMSVIVSRALPDVRDGLKPVHRRVLYAMYDGGYRPEKGFYKCARVVGDVMGTYHPHGDSSIYDALVRLAQPWSMRMPLVDSNGNFGSPGNDPAAAMRYTECKMMPLSMEMVRDIDEETVDFQDNYDGRNQEPTVLPARFPNLLVNGSAGIAVGMATNIPPHNLREVAAGAQWYLEHPEASQEELLEALIERIKGPDFPTGALVVGRKGIEEAYRTGRGSITMRAVVAVEEIQNRQCLVVTELPYQTNPDNLAQKIADLVKDGKIGGIADVRDETSSRTGQRLVVVLKRDAVAKVVLNNLYKHTDLQTNFGANMLALVDGVPRTLSIDAFIRHWVTHQIEVIVRRTKFRLRKAEERAHILRGLLKALDAIDEVIALIRRSQTVEVAREGLMGLLEIDEIQANAILEMQLRRLAALEHQKITAEHDELQAKINEYNAILVSPERQRKIVSEELAAIVEKFGDDRRSKLVPFDGDMSIEDLIAEEDIVVTISRGGYVKRTKTDDYRSQKRGGKGVRGTKLKEDDIVDHFFVSTTHHWLLFFTNKGRVYRAKAYELPDAGRDARGQHVANLLAFQPDERIAQILAIRDYEAAPYLILATKGGLVKKTALKDYDSPRSGGVIAINLREMADGAEGTADELIGAELVSAEDDLLLISKKAQSIRFTATDDALRPMGRATSGVKGMSFREGDELLSMNVVRPGTFVFTATDGGYAKRTPVDEYRVQGRGGLGIKAAKIVEDRGSLVGALVVEETDEILAITLGGGVIRTRVNEVRETGRDTMGVQLINLGKRDAVVGIARNAEAGREAEEVEGSEDSEAATAEGAESTVEGNVEGTSPSAGEHEE; from the coding sequence ATGGCCGACGAGAACACCCCTGTGACACCCGAAGAGGAGTCCGCCGCCGCGGTGGGCATGCGTGTCGAGCCCGTGGGGCTCGAGACGGAGATGCAGCGCTCCTACCTCGACTACGCGATGTCCGTCATCGTCTCGCGTGCGCTGCCGGACGTACGGGACGGTCTCAAGCCCGTCCACCGCCGGGTGCTGTACGCGATGTACGACGGCGGCTACCGGCCCGAGAAGGGCTTCTACAAGTGCGCCCGTGTCGTCGGTGACGTCATGGGTACGTACCACCCGCACGGTGACTCGTCGATCTACGACGCCCTGGTGCGTCTGGCGCAGCCGTGGTCGATGCGCATGCCGCTGGTGGACTCCAACGGCAACTTCGGTTCCCCGGGCAACGACCCGGCCGCCGCCATGCGGTACACCGAGTGCAAGATGATGCCGCTGTCCATGGAGATGGTCCGGGACATCGACGAGGAGACCGTCGACTTCCAGGACAACTACGACGGCCGCAACCAGGAGCCGACGGTCCTGCCGGCGCGCTTCCCGAACCTGCTGGTCAACGGTTCGGCGGGGATCGCGGTCGGCATGGCGACCAACATCCCGCCGCACAACCTGCGCGAGGTCGCCGCCGGTGCGCAGTGGTACCTGGAGCACCCGGAGGCCTCGCAGGAGGAACTCCTGGAGGCGCTGATCGAGCGGATCAAGGGCCCGGACTTCCCGACCGGCGCGCTCGTCGTGGGCCGCAAGGGCATCGAGGAGGCGTACCGCACCGGCCGCGGCTCGATCACGATGCGCGCGGTCGTCGCGGTCGAGGAGATCCAGAACCGGCAGTGCCTGGTCGTCACGGAGCTTCCGTACCAGACCAACCCCGACAACCTGGCCCAGAAGATCGCCGACCTGGTGAAGGACGGCAAGATCGGCGGGATCGCGGACGTCCGTGACGAGACCTCGTCGCGCACCGGTCAGCGCCTGGTCGTCGTGCTGAAGCGGGACGCGGTCGCCAAGGTCGTGCTGAACAACCTGTACAAGCACACCGACCTCCAGACCAACTTCGGCGCCAACATGCTGGCGCTGGTCGACGGGGTGCCGCGCACCCTCTCGATCGACGCGTTCATCCGGCACTGGGTGACGCACCAGATCGAGGTCATCGTCCGGCGTACGAAGTTCCGGCTGCGCAAGGCGGAGGAGCGGGCCCACATCCTGCGCGGCCTGCTCAAGGCGCTGGACGCGATCGACGAGGTCATTGCGCTCATCCGGCGCAGCCAGACGGTCGAGGTGGCGCGCGAGGGCCTGATGGGCCTGCTGGAGATCGACGAGATCCAGGCGAACGCGATCCTGGAGATGCAGCTGCGCCGGCTGGCCGCGCTGGAGCACCAGAAGATCACGGCCGAGCACGACGAGCTCCAGGCGAAGATCAACGAGTACAACGCGATCCTGGTGTCGCCGGAGCGGCAGCGGAAGATCGTCAGCGAGGAGCTGGCGGCGATCGTCGAGAAGTTCGGCGACGACCGGCGTTCCAAGCTGGTGCCCTTCGACGGTGACATGTCCATCGAGGACCTGATCGCCGAGGAGGACATCGTCGTCACGATCTCGCGCGGCGGCTATGTGAAGCGCACCAAGACGGACGACTACCGCTCGCAGAAGCGCGGCGGCAAGGGCGTGCGCGGCACGAAGCTCAAGGAAGACGACATCGTCGACCACTTCTTCGTGTCGACGACCCACCACTGGCTGCTGTTCTTCACGAACAAGGGCCGGGTGTACCGGGCGAAGGCGTACGAGCTCCCGGACGCCGGCCGCGACGCCCGCGGTCAGCACGTGGCCAACCTGCTGGCCTTCCAGCCGGACGAGCGGATCGCCCAGATCCTGGCGATCCGCGACTACGAGGCCGCGCCCTATCTGATCCTGGCCACGAAGGGCGGTCTGGTGAAGAAGACCGCGCTGAAGGACTACGACTCGCCGCGTTCCGGTGGTGTCATCGCGATCAACCTGCGCGAGATGGCGGATGGCGCCGAAGGCACCGCTGACGAACTGATCGGTGCGGAGCTGGTCTCGGCCGAGGACGATCTGCTGCTCATCAGCAAGAAGGCCCAGTCGATCAGGTTCACCGCGACGGACGACGCGCTGCGCCCGATGGGCCGTGCGACCTCGGGCGTCAAGGGCATGAGCTTCCGCGAGGGCGACGAACTGCTCTCGATGAATGTTGTCCGGCCGGGTACGTTCGTGTTCACTGCCACCGACGGCGGGTACGCGAAGCGGACCCCCGTCGACGAGTACCGGGTTCAGGGCCGTGGCGGTCTGGGCATCAAGGCTGCCAAGATCGTCGAGGACCGGGGCTCGCTGGTCGGCGCGCTGGTGGTCGAGGAGACGGACGAGATCCTCGCCATCACGCTCGGCGGTGGTGTGATTCGTACGCGAGTCAATGAAGTCAGGGAGACGGGCCGTGACACCATGGGCGTCCAACTGATCAATCTGGGCAAGCGCGATGCCGTCGTCGGTATTGCCCGTAACGCCGAAGCCGGTCGTGAGGCCGAAGAAGTCGAGGGGTCCGAGGACTCCGAGGCCGCGACGGCGGAGGGTGCCGAGAGCACGGTCGAGGGCAATGTCGAAGGCACGTCGCCTTCGGCCGGGGAGCACGAGGAGTAG
- a CDS encoding DLW-39 family protein, translated as MKKLLLVALAAIGGLLVYRQIQADRAEQDLWTEATDSVPAGSGV; from the coding sequence GTGAAGAAGCTTCTCCTGGTCGCACTGGCCGCCATCGGCGGGCTCCTCGTGTACCGCCAGATCCAGGCGGATCGCGCCGAGCAGGATCTGTGGACGGAGGCGACTGACTCCGTGCCCGCAGGTTCGGGTGTGTGA